CAAAATTTAGTAAAAAGAATTGTTTATTTTGCTCTCTATTTGAAGCGCCTGTAATATTTTTGAATAACTCAAAAACGATAATGTTTGCTAACATAGCCCCAGCGATTGGAGAGAAAGGCTCTAATAGTTGATCTTTTTGAAGGGCAGTCTCATGTACGCGTCGCCATGCAGATTCCCAGCATTCTTCAGATTCTGTAGTAATGACAGGACCAGCTAAGCCTACTTGCTCCAAACATAAAGCAGGAAGAAAGTTTTTCTTTTCTTCTCTACAAATCGCGTGGATCGCTCTTAATTTTTCAATATTTCCATTTTGAGATACATATAGAATCCAATCAAAATGTTGAAAAATTTCCTGCAAGGAACGATCTATCGTTGTATCTATTTCTTGAACAAGTACATTTTGATCAGCATCATGGGCTTTTTGTACAATCTCAATTAATCGAGAGCGATTTGTTGCGGTAGAGTCGGTAATAAGACAGTGAAACTCAGGTAAACCAGATTCAAGTAAAGAATAAACTAATGAAGTGAAAATAGAGCCAGATCCAATTGCTAAGACCTTCGCTTGTCGATACATTTGAAATTTCAAGGCACCTGAATGAGAGGAAGTCTCTAAAAAATCGATTTGCGATGCGTATCTCTCAAGTAAGGCATCCTCTAACTGGTGAGGGGAATCTTGACTTACATCACGTACAAAACCATTTTCGTGCAAAAGTTCTCCAAGTTCAAAAACTCTATTTTGATAAGGGAGGGGGAGTCCGCTTGTTAGTTCTTCCAAAGTATGTTCTCCATTAAACATAGGCATTAATTTTTCAATCCATTCATAGATACCATTACCTTGCATTCGGAATGAACTGGAGTTGTTTCGAAAATAGACACCCCCGTTTGAGTCGGGGAGGAAAAAGGTATCCTTGTTCATTTTTAGCTTTGTGGAAGCTGTGAGAGTACTCATTGTGTTCCTCCTTATCAGTAAATTTGTTCTAGACATACGTTATCAGTGTATGTATTGTGAGTTGTCCTTTATGAGTTCTAAAAGATTATTAGTATTTTAGCGTATCCGTGTAATATATAAACTCATTTTGATTTTTCGATATATAAGTCGCTGCTACGAAGAAGAAAAGGGGATCGCTACTTGTTTTCATTTGTTGACATGGGGCAGGAAGGGGATCTGATCGCTTCTATGCATGGCCGGATGCTCTCTTCCCCCTAAAAAGAAAGGGTTTATGTCCGGTTTTTAATTTATATAAAAAAAGCTACATGAAAGAATCAATCGATTCTTTCATGTAGCCAGTATGATTTAGAAAGTCTATCAACCTTCTAATAATAATGATTTTGGATCTTCAAGCATCTCTTTAACAGCAACAAGGAAGCTAACTGCTTCTTTACCATCGACGATGCGGTGGTCGTAAGATAGAGCAATGTACATCATCGGACGGTTTTCCATACGTTCTGCATCGATTGCAACTGGTCTTACTTGAATTTTATGCATTCCAAGAATACCTACTTGTGGGCTGTTTAGGATTGGTGTTGACATAAGGGAGCCGAACACACCACCGTTTGTAATTGTAAATGTACCACCTTGTAGTTCTTTTAATGTAAGTTTGTTATCGCGTGCTTTTTTACCTAGTTCACGAATTTCGCTTTCGATTTCAGCAAAGTTCAATTGGTTTGCATCGCGTACAACTGGAACAACTAATCCATCTGGAGCTGCTACAGCGATTCCGATATCATAGAATTTTTTAATGATAAGCTCGTCACCTTGGATTTCAGCATTTAACAATGGGAATTGTTTTAACGCTGCAACAACTGCTTTTGTGAAGAATGACATAAAGCCAAGACGAACATCATGTTTTTTCTCGAATGAATCTTTACGTTCTTTACGTAATTCCATGATTGCAGTCATATCAACTTCGTTAAATGTTGTTAACATTGCAGATGTTTGCTGAACTTCTACAAGACGTTTTGCAATTGTTTGACGGCGGCGGGACATTTTTACGCGCTCAACTGGTTTTTCAAATTCAGTTTTTGCAGCTGGTTTTGGACTTGTTTTTTCTTGTTTTGGCTCAGCTTTTGGTGCAGCAGCATGTGCTTGTACATCGTGTGGTCTTACACGGCCAAGTGGATCAGTGCTGCGTACTTCATTTAAGTCGATTCCTAATTCACGTGCCATTTTTCTAGCAGCAGGTGATGCGATAGGGCGATCTGTATTTGGAAGACCTTGT
This sequence is a window from Bacillus pseudomycoides DSM 12442. Protein-coding genes within it:
- the odhB gene encoding 2-oxoglutarate dehydrogenase complex dihydrolipoyllysine-residue succinyltransferase, coding for MIEIKVPELAESISEGTISQWLINVGDKVEKGGSVVELETDKVNVEIIAEDSGIVSQLLGEPGDTVEVGDIIAILDANGAAVSTPAPAAAPEQPKQEVTEAPKAEAPKTALQGLPNTDRPIASPAARKMARELGIDLNEVRSTDPLGRVRPHDVQAHAAAPKAEPKQEKTSPKPAAKTEFEKPVERVKMSRRRQTIAKRLVEVQQTSAMLTTFNEVDMTAIMELRKERKDSFEKKHDVRLGFMSFFTKAVVAALKQFPLLNAEIQGDELIIKKFYDIGIAVAAPDGLVVPVVRDANQLNFAEIESEIRELGKKARDNKLTLKELQGGTFTITNGGVFGSLMSTPILNSPQVGILGMHKIQVRPVAIDAERMENRPMMYIALSYDHRIVDGKEAVSFLVAVKEMLEDPKSLLLEG